From the genome of Bradyrhizobium elkanii USDA 76, one region includes:
- the fdhF gene encoding formate dehydrogenase subunit alpha gives MSLIQETDFGTPKSKSETMVTLTIDGNQITVPEGTSIMRAAMEAGTQIPKLCATDMVDAFGSCRLCLVEIEGRVGTPASCTTPVMPGLVVHTQSERLKKLRKGVMELYISDHPLDCLTCAANGDCELQDMAGAVGLRDVRYGYEGENHVFAKSYGCENDNWMPKDESNPYFTYDPSKCIVCSRCVRACEEVQGTFALTISGRGFDSRVSPGMNESFLGSECVSCGACVQACPTATLTEKSVIEIGQPEHSVVTTCAYCGVGCSFKAEMRGEEVVRMVPWKDGKANRGHSCVKGRFAWGYTTHKERILKPMIRERIEDPWQEVSWDEALNFAAAKFKGIQQKYGRDAVGGITSSRCTNEETYLVQKLIRAGFGNNNVDTCARVCHSPTGYGLSQTFGTSAGTQDFDSVEDTDVVLIIGANPASAHPVFASRLKKRLRQGARLIVIDPRRTEMVESPHVKALHLPLMPGTNVAVLTALAHVIVTEGLVDEAFVRERCDWSEFQDWAAFVADPKHSPEATAIMTGVDPKALREAARLYATGGNGAIYYGLGVTEHSQGSTTVIAIANLAMATGNIGRPGVGVNPLRGQNNVQGSCDMGSFPHELPGYRHIAGDAVREQFEAMWNVKLNNEPGLRIPNMFDAAIEGSFMGLYVQGEDILQSDPNTKHVVAALSAMECVIVHDLFLNETANYAHVFLPGSTFLEKDGTFTNAERRIQRVRKVMTPLNGYADWEVTIMLGKAMGFEMNYAHPSEIMDEIAALTPTFAGVSYARLDELGSVQWPCNEKAPEGTPVMHIGGFVRGKGKFILTEYIATDERTGPRYPLLLTTGRILSQYNVGAQTRRTENVVWHAEDRLEIHPHDAEQRGVRDGDWVRLASRAGETTLRAEITDRVAPGVVYTTFHHPDTQANVITTDFSDWATNCPEYKVTAVQISPSNGPSDWQKAYDEQARHSRRIAAPVVEAAE, from the coding sequence ATGTCGCTGATCCAGGAAACCGATTTCGGCACGCCCAAATCCAAATCCGAAACGATGGTCACGCTGACCATCGACGGCAATCAGATCACGGTGCCCGAGGGCACTTCGATCATGCGCGCGGCGATGGAAGCCGGCACCCAGATTCCAAAACTCTGCGCGACCGACATGGTCGACGCCTTCGGCTCCTGCCGGCTCTGCCTCGTCGAGATCGAGGGCCGCGTCGGCACGCCCGCCTCCTGCACGACGCCGGTCATGCCCGGCCTCGTCGTGCACACCCAGAGCGAGCGGCTGAAAAAGCTGCGCAAGGGCGTGATGGAGCTCTACATCTCCGACCACCCGCTGGACTGCCTAACCTGCGCCGCGAACGGCGACTGCGAATTGCAGGACATGGCGGGCGCCGTCGGTCTGCGCGACGTGCGCTACGGCTATGAGGGTGAGAACCACGTCTTCGCCAAATCGTACGGCTGCGAAAACGACAACTGGATGCCGAAGGACGAGTCGAATCCGTACTTCACCTACGACCCCTCGAAGTGCATCGTCTGCTCGCGCTGCGTCCGGGCCTGCGAGGAGGTGCAAGGCACCTTCGCGCTGACGATCTCCGGCCGCGGCTTCGACAGCCGCGTCTCGCCCGGCATGAACGAAAGCTTCCTCGGCTCCGAATGCGTGTCCTGCGGCGCCTGCGTGCAGGCCTGCCCGACCGCGACGCTGACCGAGAAATCCGTGATCGAGATCGGCCAGCCCGAGCATTCGGTCGTCACCACCTGCGCCTATTGCGGCGTCGGCTGCTCCTTCAAGGCGGAGATGCGCGGCGAGGAAGTGGTGCGCATGGTGCCGTGGAAGGACGGCAAGGCCAACCGCGGCCATTCCTGCGTCAAGGGCCGCTTCGCCTGGGGCTACACCACCCACAAGGAGCGCATCCTGAAGCCGATGATCCGCGAGCGGATCGAGGATCCCTGGCAGGAAGTGTCGTGGGACGAGGCGCTGAACTTCGCCGCGGCGAAGTTCAAGGGCATCCAGCAGAAATACGGCCGCGACGCGGTCGGCGGCATCACCTCGTCACGCTGCACCAATGAAGAGACCTATCTGGTGCAGAAGCTGATCCGCGCCGGCTTCGGCAACAACAATGTCGACACCTGCGCCCGCGTCTGCCATTCGCCGACCGGCTACGGCCTGTCGCAAACCTTCGGGACTTCGGCCGGCACGCAGGATTTCGATTCGGTGGAGGACACCGACGTCGTGCTGATCATCGGCGCCAACCCGGCTTCCGCCCATCCGGTGTTCGCCTCACGGCTGAAGAAGCGGCTGCGTCAGGGCGCCAGGCTGATCGTGATCGATCCGCGTCGCACCGAGATGGTGGAATCGCCGCACGTGAAGGCGCTGCATCTGCCGCTGATGCCCGGCACCAACGTCGCCGTGCTGACCGCGCTCGCCCATGTCATCGTCACCGAAGGGCTCGTCGACGAGGCTTTCGTGCGCGAGCGCTGCGACTGGAGCGAGTTTCAGGACTGGGCGGCTTTCGTCGCCGATCCCAAGCACAGCCCGGAAGCCACCGCGATCATGACCGGCGTCGATCCGAAGGCGCTGCGCGAGGCGGCGCGGCTCTATGCCACCGGCGGCAACGGCGCGATCTATTACGGGCTCGGCGTCACCGAGCACAGCCAGGGCTCGACCACGGTGATCGCGATCGCCAACCTTGCGATGGCGACCGGCAATATCGGCCGGCCCGGCGTCGGCGTGAACCCGCTGCGCGGCCAGAACAACGTGCAGGGCTCCTGCGACATGGGCTCGTTCCCGCACGAGCTGCCGGGCTACCGCCACATCGCCGGCGATGCGGTGCGCGAGCAATTCGAGGCGATGTGGAACGTCAAGCTCAACAACGAGCCGGGTCTGCGCATCCCGAACATGTTCGACGCCGCCATCGAAGGCAGCTTCATGGGGCTTTACGTGCAGGGCGAGGACATCCTGCAGTCCGATCCGAACACCAAGCACGTGGTGGCGGCGCTGTCGGCGATGGAATGCGTGATCGTCCACGATCTCTTCCTGAACGAGACCGCCAACTACGCCCACGTCTTCCTGCCCGGCTCGACCTTCCTCGAGAAGGACGGCACCTTCACCAATGCCGAACGCCGCATCCAGCGCGTCCGCAAGGTGATGACGCCGCTCAACGGCTATGCCGACTGGGAAGTGACGATCATGCTCGGCAAGGCGATGGGCTTTGAGATGAACTACGCCCATCCATCCGAGATCATGGACGAGATCGCGGCGCTGACGCCGACCTTCGCGGGCGTCTCCTATGCCAGGCTCGACGAGCTCGGCTCGGTGCAGTGGCCCTGCAACGAAAAGGCGCCGGAAGGCACCCCGGTGATGCATATCGGCGGCTTCGTGCGCGGCAAGGGCAAGTTCATCCTCACCGAATATATCGCGACCGACGAACGCACCGGCCCGCGCTATCCGCTGCTGCTCACCACCGGCCGCATCCTCAGCCAGTACAATGTCGGCGCGCAGACCCGCCGCACCGAGAACGTGGTGTGGCACGCCGAGGACCGGCTGGAGATCCATCCGCATGACGCCGAACAGCGCGGCGTGCGCGACGGCGACTGGGTGCGGCTGGCGAGCCGTGCCGGCGAGACCACGCTGCGCGCCGAGATCACCGACCGCGTGGCGCCGGGCGTGGTCTACACCACGTTCCACCACCCTGACACCCAGGCCAACGTCATCACGACCGACTTCTCGGACTGGGCCACCAACTGTCCCGAGTACAAGGTCACCGCGGTGCAGATCTCGCCGTCGAACGGCCCGTCCGACTGGCAGAAGGCCTATGACGAGCAGGCACGCCACTCCCGCCGCATCGCCGCGCCGGTGGTGGAAGCCGCGGAGTAG
- a CDS encoding formate dehydrogenase subunit delta, whose protein sequence is MSSSPDKLVYMANQIGKFFHSQGHDRAVQGISEHIWKFWDPRMRKQIFAHLDAGGTGLDPDVRDALQKLKQQA, encoded by the coding sequence ATGTCGTCGTCGCCTGACAAACTGGTCTATATGGCGAACCAGATCGGAAAGTTCTTCCACAGCCAGGGCCACGACCGCGCCGTGCAGGGCATTTCCGAGCACATCTGGAAGTTCTGGGACCCGCGGATGCGCAAGCAGATCTTCGCCCATCTCGACGCCGGCGGCACCGGCCTCGATCCCGACGTCCGCGATGCCTTGCAGAAGCTGAAGCAGCAGGCGTAG
- a CDS encoding glucan biosynthesis protein G: MFLPQRQAAAAASATDAPFNPGMVRELARNLASKSFEAPDEKLPNGLTDLNYDQYRSIRFTSERALWRGAKLPFEAQFFHRGFFYKNKVSIFEVADGKVSEVKYSKDMFSFGETVPDFTETDLGFAGFRIHAPINKPDYYDEVCVFLGASYFRAVAKDETYGLSARGLSIDTGEAKGEEFPFFKAFWLERPVPNATSLVIHALLDSKSCAASYRFTIRPGATTVFDVEASLYPRADLEHVGLAPMTSMFFFGPNDRNEVDDFRPSVHDSDGLAIYNGKGESLWRPLSNPRDLQISTFQDVNPHGFGLMQREKNFFAYQDIESRFEKRPSLWVEPIGDWGEGAVILFEIPTKEEIHDNIAAFWRPKAPPKAKSETNFTYRLHWGPDAPKPHSLARFTRSGIGAHGENSKLFVLDLFGDNLKGIDPNSVKGVVTAEKSEITNVVTQPNPNTGGWRLSFQCAVRKDPIELRAHLAQDDKPLSEIWVYRWAP, translated from the coding sequence ATGTTCTTGCCACAGCGCCAGGCCGCCGCCGCAGCGAGCGCGACGGACGCACCCTTCAACCCAGGCATGGTCAGGGAGCTTGCGCGCAATCTCGCCAGCAAGTCGTTCGAGGCGCCGGACGAGAAGTTGCCGAACGGCCTGACGGACCTGAACTACGACCAGTACCGCTCGATCCGCTTTACGTCCGAGCGCGCGCTGTGGCGCGGTGCGAAGCTGCCGTTCGAGGCACAGTTCTTCCACCGCGGCTTCTTCTACAAGAACAAGGTCAGTATCTTCGAGGTCGCCGACGGCAAGGTCAGCGAAGTCAAATACAGCAAGGACATGTTTTCGTTCGGCGAGACCGTGCCTGACTTCACCGAGACCGACCTCGGCTTTGCCGGATTTCGGATCCACGCGCCGATCAACAAGCCGGACTATTACGACGAGGTCTGCGTCTTCCTCGGCGCGAGCTATTTCCGCGCCGTCGCCAAGGACGAGACCTACGGCCTGTCGGCGCGCGGCCTGTCGATCGATACCGGCGAGGCCAAGGGCGAGGAGTTTCCGTTCTTCAAGGCGTTCTGGCTCGAGCGCCCGGTGCCCAACGCGACCTCGCTGGTCATTCACGCCTTGCTCGACAGCAAGAGCTGCGCGGCAAGCTATCGGTTCACGATCAGGCCTGGAGCGACCACGGTGTTCGATGTCGAGGCATCGCTCTATCCGCGCGCCGATCTCGAGCATGTCGGCCTTGCGCCGATGACCAGCATGTTCTTCTTCGGGCCCAACGATCGCAACGAGGTCGACGACTTCAGACCGTCGGTGCACGATTCGGACGGGCTCGCGATCTACAACGGCAAGGGCGAGAGCCTGTGGCGCCCGCTGAGCAATCCGCGCGACCTCCAGATCAGCACGTTCCAGGACGTCAATCCGCATGGCTTCGGGCTGATGCAGCGCGAGAAGAATTTCTTCGCTTATCAGGACATCGAATCGCGCTTCGAGAAGCGTCCGAGCCTCTGGGTCGAGCCGATCGGCGACTGGGGCGAGGGCGCGGTCATCCTGTTCGAGATCCCGACCAAGGAAGAGATCCACGACAACATCGCCGCGTTCTGGCGGCCGAAGGCGCCGCCCAAGGCCAAGAGCGAGACCAATTTCACCTATCGCCTGCATTGGGGGCCGGACGCGCCGAAGCCGCATTCGCTCGCCCGCTTCACGCGCAGCGGCATCGGCGCGCATGGCGAGAACAGCAAGCTGTTCGTGCTCGACCTGTTCGGGGACAATCTGAAGGGGATCGATCCCAATAGCGTCAAGGGCGTCGTGACGGCCGAGAAGTCCGAGATCACGAATGTCGTCACGCAGCCGAATCCGAATACCGGCGGATGGCGGCTCAGCTTCCAGTGCGCCGTCAGGAAGGACCCGATCGAGCTGCGTGCGCATCTGGCGCAAGATGACAAGCCGCTCTCCGAGATCTGGGTCTATCGATGGGCGCCATAG
- a CDS encoding formate dehydrogenase beta subunit, with protein MTLRIFIARDAGAVAVGADDVALAFEQAAAARGTPLEIVRTGSRGLYWLEPMVELATAQGRVAFGPVSPADVPSLLDAMVGSGQHALRLGVTDEIPWLKRQTRLTFARCGVIDPRSVDDYRAHGGYKGLERALTLTSDQILADVTTSGLRGRGGAGFPTGIKWKTVAQASADRKYIVCNADEGDSGTFADRMIMEGDPFVVIEGMTIAGITVGATKGYIYIRSEYPHAVEAMNAAIVAARRAGVLGKRIGGSAHEFDLEVRVGAGAYVCGEETSLLESLEGRRGIVRAKPPLPAHKGLFGRPSVINNVLSFAAIPFILDNGAKAYADFGMGRSRGTMPIQLAGNIKYGGLFETAFGVTLGELVDEIGGGTFTGREVRAVQVGGPLGAYFPRALFDTPFDYEAFAARDGLIGHGGIVVFDDSVDMAKQARFAMEFCAVESCGKCTPCRIGSTRGVETINKIINGERVAENLAVVEDLCNTMKFGSLCALGGFTPYPVMSALKHFREDFGGDLGPAPAHLQAAE; from the coding sequence ATGACGTTGCGAATCTTCATCGCCCGCGATGCCGGCGCGGTCGCCGTCGGGGCCGACGATGTCGCCCTCGCCTTCGAGCAGGCCGCGGCAGCGCGCGGCACGCCGCTCGAGATCGTCAGGACCGGCTCGCGCGGCCTCTATTGGCTGGAGCCGATGGTCGAGCTGGCGACCGCACAAGGCCGCGTCGCGTTCGGCCCGGTCAGCCCGGCGGACGTCCCGTCCCTGCTCGATGCAATGGTCGGCAGCGGCCAGCACGCGTTGCGGCTTGGTGTCACGGACGAGATTCCCTGGCTGAAGCGCCAGACCCGGCTGACTTTCGCCCGCTGCGGCGTGATCGATCCGCGCTCGGTCGACGACTACCGCGCCCATGGCGGCTACAAGGGCCTGGAGCGGGCGCTGACGCTGACCTCTGACCAGATCCTTGCCGACGTCACGACCTCAGGCCTGCGCGGCCGTGGCGGCGCCGGCTTCCCCACCGGCATCAAGTGGAAGACCGTGGCGCAGGCCAGCGCCGACCGCAAATACATCGTCTGCAACGCCGACGAAGGCGACAGCGGCACCTTCGCCGACCGCATGATCATGGAAGGCGACCCCTTCGTCGTGATCGAAGGCATGACGATCGCAGGTATCACGGTAGGCGCCACCAAGGGCTACATCTACATCCGCTCGGAATATCCGCACGCGGTCGAAGCGATGAACGCGGCGATCGTGGCGGCCCGCCGCGCCGGCGTGCTCGGCAAGCGCATCGGCGGCTCCGCCCATGAGTTCGATCTCGAGGTGCGGGTCGGCGCCGGCGCCTATGTCTGCGGCGAAGAGACCTCGCTGCTGGAAAGCCTTGAGGGCCGCCGCGGCATCGTGCGGGCCAAGCCGCCGCTGCCGGCGCACAAGGGCCTGTTCGGCCGCCCGAGCGTGATCAACAACGTGCTGTCGTTCGCGGCGATCCCCTTCATCCTCGACAACGGCGCCAAGGCCTATGCCGATTTCGGCATGGGCCGCTCGCGCGGCACCATGCCGATCCAGCTCGCCGGCAACATCAAATATGGCGGGCTGTTCGAGACCGCGTTCGGCGTCACCCTCGGCGAGCTCGTCGACGAGATCGGCGGCGGCACCTTCACCGGACGCGAGGTGCGCGCGGTTCAGGTCGGCGGCCCGCTCGGGGCCTACTTCCCCCGCGCGCTGTTCGACACGCCGTTCGACTACGAGGCGTTCGCCGCGCGCGACGGCCTGATCGGCCATGGCGGGATCGTGGTGTTCGACGACAGCGTCGACATGGCGAAGCAGGCCCGCTTTGCGATGGAATTCTGCGCGGTCGAATCCTGCGGCAAGTGCACGCCGTGCCGGATCGGCTCGACCCGCGGCGTCGAGACCATCAACAAGATCATCAATGGCGAGCGCGTGGCGGAAAACCTCGCGGTTGTCGAAGACCTCTGCAACACCATGAAATTCGGCTCGCTGTGCGCACTCGGCGGCTTCACGCCCTACCCCGTGATGAGTGCATTGAAACACTTCCGGGAAGATTTCGGCGGAGATCTAGGTCCCGCACCGGCCCACCTGCAGGCCGCGGAATAG
- the fdhD gene encoding formate dehydrogenase accessory sulfurtransferase FdhD: MREPVYQANRKVWRNGAFSDGARLIPEETPLALTYNGGTYAVMMGSPEDLGDFAVGFSLSEGIVQAADEIETLDIVELDDGIELRMWLRPDRAERIAERRRNIAGPTGCGLCGLDSISEAVRPAAVVRRGRAFSPREIMAAVAAVAPLQEINHQTRAVHAAAFWTGARGIVALREDVGRHNALDKLAGALARDKVIAGEGMVLLTSRVSVEMVQKTAAIGAPLIAAVSAPTALAVRMADAAGITLAAIARADGFEIFTHPERVTGAVAGKESAYVVVA, encoded by the coding sequence ATGCGCGAGCCCGTCTATCAGGCGAACCGGAAGGTCTGGCGCAACGGCGCCTTCAGCGACGGCGCGCGCCTGATCCCGGAGGAGACGCCGCTCGCGCTGACCTATAATGGCGGCACCTACGCCGTGATGATGGGCTCGCCCGAGGACCTCGGCGACTTCGCCGTGGGATTCAGCCTGAGCGAAGGCATCGTGCAAGCGGCCGACGAGATCGAGACCCTCGACATCGTCGAGCTCGATGACGGCATCGAGCTTCGGATGTGGCTCAGGCCTGACAGGGCCGAGCGGATCGCCGAGCGGCGGCGCAACATCGCCGGACCAACCGGCTGCGGCCTGTGCGGGCTCGATTCCATCAGCGAGGCGGTTCGGCCGGCCGCGGTGGTGCGCAGGGGCCGCGCCTTCTCGCCGCGCGAGATCATGGCGGCCGTGGCGGCGGTCGCGCCGCTGCAGGAGATCAACCACCAGACCCGCGCCGTGCACGCCGCGGCGTTCTGGACGGGCGCGCGCGGCATCGTGGCGCTGCGCGAGGATGTCGGCCGCCACAATGCACTCGACAAGCTCGCCGGCGCGCTGGCCCGCGACAAGGTGATAGCCGGCGAAGGCATGGTACTGCTGACCAGCCGAGTCTCGGTCGAAATGGTGCAGAAGACCGCCGCGATCGGCGCGCCGCTGATTGCGGCGGTGTCGGCGCCGACCGCGCTTGCGGTGCGGATGGCTGATGCCGCCGGCATCACGCTCGCCGCGATCGCTCGCGCCGATGGATTTGAAATCTTTACGCATCCGGAACGCGTCACAGGCGCGGTGGCCGGCAAGGAGTCCGCTTATGTCGTCGTCGCCTGA
- a CDS encoding formate dehydrogenase subunit gamma: MSVGYEAWDKARGAEIIAEHAGLEGATLVMLHALQEAFGYVPEPAIPMVAEALNLSRAEVHGVFTFYHDFRKQPAGRHVLKLCRAEACQAAGGDRLAARAEARLGVALGNTTADDRVTLEPIYCLGLCATAPSAMLDGRVVGRLDEARIDALVAEAQR; this comes from the coding sequence ATGAGTGTGGGATACGAAGCTTGGGACAAGGCACGCGGCGCCGAAATCATCGCCGAGCATGCCGGGCTTGAAGGCGCCACGCTGGTGATGCTGCACGCGCTGCAGGAGGCCTTCGGCTACGTGCCCGAGCCGGCGATCCCGATGGTGGCGGAGGCGCTCAATTTGTCGCGCGCCGAGGTGCATGGCGTGTTCACCTTCTACCATGATTTCCGGAAGCAACCTGCCGGACGCCACGTCCTCAAGCTGTGCCGCGCCGAGGCCTGCCAGGCCGCCGGCGGCGACCGGCTTGCGGCGCGCGCGGAAGCCAGGCTCGGCGTTGCCCTCGGCAATACCACGGCGGATGACCGCGTGACGCTGGAGCCGATCTACTGCCTCGGGCTGTGCGCCACCGCGCCCTCGGCGATGCTGGATGGCCGCGTGGTCGGCCGGCTCGATGAAGCACGGATCGACGCGCTGGTCGCGGAGGCACAGCGATGA
- a CDS encoding LysR family transcriptional regulator produces the protein MIDKLELLLALAKERHFGRAAEACGVTQPTMSTSLKQLEEILGVMLVQRGSRFQGFTPEGERTLDWARRIVGDARAMKQEINSLKDKLSGEIRIAAIPTALGMVASLTTPFRARHPDVRFRIQSCTSADVLGLLENLEVDAGLTYIENEPIGKVRTIPLYNESYRLLTAPDAMFGDRKQVTWKEVGTVPLCLLTPDMQNRRIIDRALTSVGAEATPTLTSNSLLVLYTHVKTGRWASVMPAKLAETLGLADAVRSIPIVDPVVDYSIGLVIPQRDPMTPLIAALVQVAREVAPTLESA, from the coding sequence TTGATCGACAAGCTGGAACTTCTGCTGGCGCTGGCCAAGGAGCGGCATTTCGGCCGGGCTGCGGAGGCCTGCGGCGTCACCCAGCCGACGATGTCGACCAGTCTCAAGCAGCTCGAGGAGATCCTCGGCGTCATGCTGGTGCAGCGCGGATCCCGCTTCCAGGGCTTCACGCCGGAAGGGGAGCGGACGCTGGACTGGGCGCGGCGCATCGTCGGCGATGCGCGCGCGATGAAGCAGGAAATCAACAGCCTCAAGGACAAGCTGTCGGGCGAGATCCGGATCGCGGCGATCCCGACCGCGCTCGGCATGGTGGCCTCGCTGACCACGCCGTTCCGGGCGCGCCATCCCGATGTGCGGTTCCGGATTCAGTCCTGCACGTCGGCCGACGTGCTCGGCCTGCTCGAGAATCTCGAGGTCGATGCCGGGCTGACCTATATCGAGAACGAGCCGATCGGCAAGGTCCGCACCATCCCGCTCTACAATGAGAGCTATCGCTTGCTGACGGCGCCGGATGCGATGTTCGGCGACCGCAAGCAGGTGACGTGGAAGGAAGTCGGCACCGTGCCGCTCTGTCTGCTCACGCCCGACATGCAGAACCGCCGCATCATCGATCGCGCGCTGACCTCGGTCGGCGCGGAGGCGACGCCGACGCTGACGTCGAATTCGCTGCTCGTGCTCTACACCCATGTGAAGACCGGCCGCTGGGCCAGTGTGATGCCGGCCAAGCTCGCCGAGACACTCGGCCTTGCGGATGCCGTGCGCAGCATTCCGATCGTCGATCCGGTCGTGGACTACAGCATTGGCCTCGTGATCCCGCAGCGCGATCCGATGACGCCGCTGATCGCAGCCTTGGTGCAGGTCGCACGCGAGGTCGCGCCGACACTCGAGAGCGCGTAG